One stretch of Wolbachia endosymbiont of Armadillidium arcangelii DNA includes these proteins:
- a CDS encoding tail protein X: MIIYYLAKEGEMLDLICWKHYGFTDGVVELVLAENLGLAEYGSFLPAGLKIKLPTIQKPVQKSKLKVWE; this comes from the coding sequence ATGATTATATATTACTTAGCCAAAGAAGGAGAAATGCTAGATCTGATTTGCTGGAAACATTACGGATTTACGGATGGAGTAGTGGAATTAGTACTAGCAGAGAACTTAGGTTTGGCAGAATACGGAAGCTTTTTGCCTGCAGGATTAAAGATAAAGCTTCCTACTATTCAGAAACCAGTACAAAAGTCAAAATTAAAGGTCTGGGAATAA
- a CDS encoding phage tail protein, which produces MLSLGPYKFAPTSLKYNRENRWSTIECIENMPLLQNIGQGIEDIDLEGTIYLHNLNGLNQLKNMKEAEKPHVLVDSLGNILGQFVITRLEEKQMYFLPSGLPRKVEFSLSLKSYR; this is translated from the coding sequence ATGTTGTCTCTTGGCCCGTATAAATTTGCTCCAACAAGTTTAAAGTATAATAGGGAAAATCGTTGGAGCACAATTGAGTGTATTGAAAATATGCCACTATTACAAAATATCGGTCAAGGTATAGAAGATATAGATTTAGAAGGAACGATTTATCTACATAATCTCAATGGGCTAAATCAATTAAAGAATATGAAAGAAGCTGAAAAACCACATGTTTTAGTAGATAGTTTAGGTAATATTTTAGGACAGTTCGTAATTACCAGGTTAGAAGAAAAGCAGATGTATTTTTTACCTAGTGGACTACCAAGAAAAGTTGAATTTAGTTTGAGTTTGAAGAGCTATAGATGA